The sequence attgaagtcgccatttacaattatccgatcatagctagtgatgatgagcgacataagttcagaaaactggtcgagaaagccagtccatagtttaggagggcggtataaggttaatagaagtacagctgggtcagccttcagagtgagggcaatatactcaaaggaagcgaattcgccaaagttgactcgtgtgcaactatatttgtttgagagaatggaggcaattccaccacctcgtttgccttgtctaattgagtggaagaaattataatttgggggacaagtctcaacgagaacagcttcgctgtctgaagtcagccaggtttcaacaagaaacagaaaatccaattttttttcactaataaaatcattgattgcaaaggttttggtagtaagtgcacctatatttagtaaacccatgttagctgaaaatgcctctggcttttgaggaatatgctgaggtatggaaagaatatttgttaggtttctggttttaaatttgtcttttctttttactatacgttgggtagaaatcaacgttggaatagaactataagcataagtcatgctattgcatgacacagcttgatctatggtagtagtattgtatgttaccctgcagaaaacattctcagactcatccacatgtataatgccattcgaatcaatacctggggggcgtgaatctgtaatattttctacagaatgtcaatgtctcagtgtggacgctatgttgtcagagagtagcctggctccatgttggtttgggtggagaccatcacgcttcagcatactgggcctctcccagaacaagccccagttgttgacataggggatgcttagggaagcgcagtagcgtttgagccaggtgtggagatcgaacagtctggaccatctctcagcaccttttctgtaggtagggagaggcccagagatgacaaagcgtttttctgtgcccatcagagtggtgatgagagttttgtagttttcctgcagtgctactgactgcttatctctgatgtcgttcgtgcccacgtgtacgatgatgttgttgaccttggtgtggcgggccaggatgcttgggagtttctgctggatgtcaaggaccttggcaccagggaagcagtagaccttggagggaccgctacatgatgggggaatgcagaggtctctaaccatggaactgccgatgaccagggtggaggttgatgaggtccggggaggagggggtcgggggggcgccgactttgaggagggaccaggatggttgtctcggggctggaggggctcctcatcctcggtcagaatggcatagcgattttccagtcgtataggttgggctgggcctgagtgccgtccggaccgtctgccgtgcttgtgatgcttgcttctacgccatggctcaggctggtgtggagtggagctggccagcagagcagggttggttctcagcagaggccggggagaggcaacagggacagaagttgcattagtgcatggcatggttaaagtattggaggacagagtgaaatcagggcatctggcatttgtgtgtgtaagagaggtaacGTTACTTACGGAGAGAATGGTGTCGAGGAACTGTTCATCCTTCTCAATCTGATGGAGGGTCGCTATTCTGGCTTCGAGTTCCACTATCTTTTCGCTGAGAAGGACGCATGAGTCGCAGCCTGGTGCACAGCTGAGGGGAGGCATCGTGTCGCGGCGAGGGCTCGCCGGTGTCAACTGTTTTTTAAACgtttagcttacagtaatgttctacaaaaagttgactttatgtaaaatttgtctttttactctatttttgtttgtccccatgttacagtaccattagctcaatacatttttctgtgcctccagaaatgccttaggaacgcttactgtagaattgtttgtttctgcagttgaaagggtctataggcctatgaatacatactgtacacgacctcccccccacacacacttgtctttagaaaaaaactaaatcagtgttttcaaaactccatgtacatctggtggtcactgtattcttaaaatactgtattcacaacagcaaattatttgggaaaaatcactatttttggtttcaatattgcttgcatttttactgtgtatttcaacctctctttgttgataccgtaactttcactcttgtatggaaatacatatagaaagcctaagacagaagagctttaggttttgagcaacagtgtgtacatgatgtatccaaaatgtcatattatgacaaaagtgtttgtaatgtgaggcgaatgtttgctttaaacatgtgtttttgacattttgaatgttgtgtgtcattttgctggagatttggggcattttgctttttgtgtgagcagttgtgggttttgtgtgtgtagttttgaaaaatagacacagagttttgaaaacgtgtgtaaacaattgtaaaaaactgtaatggtTTGTGTCAGAATATTGTTATTCCATGCCTGTAAGCAGGGGTGtcggactgggggtaaaaccactactgattataggggcccaaggggagagggggcacttgaaaagtctggaatatattttattttacctgggctgaggaacatgggggcccatcaggactgcctatgcaggggctcaggatcttgtgctacgcccctgcCTGTTAGaatggaaaatccagaccctgataatctagaaagattaagggtctggcaaagaacaatgtaatggcccaactcgaggggcggcaataagcatgcatttaaaaatctcactgcacgcaattggataacactagaccatgtttactctgaattatttcggacttcgacgcaatcggataacactaggACCAATGTgaactgtcctccaacgttgcagcgctgtcttcatcagtttagctggtttcctggaatgttggggtaaaagtaacgtgcatcattgctctttgccagagtgtctcgcagagacaattccattgtgctctcgcgagaacacTGGATTTCCAAGGTACCTGCCTGTAAGATCAAAGATCTGAAATCAGATCTGAAGCATGTAAGATCAAAGATCTGAAATCAATGAAGATAACAGTACAATAGCTGTCCTGCATGCAAAGTGATGTAGGCAATCTTTTCTGTGGCCCACCAGTGACTTAAATTCATTAGTGGGCATGCTTAACCAGGTTGCTTTGCACTTCAAAAAGTCTGTTTGGACCAGTAAAGCATCTGCTTTAAACTACATTATGCAAAGGGACTCTTTCTCTGAAAAGACATACACTGTGTTCCAATTTGCATACTAATGCACTTACAATACCTTATATGAATGCACAAGCCAATGCACTTGTGCACTTATATTATGTACTGTAAGTACAGTATGTAAATTGGAACACAGAAGTGGCCTCAGCGCTAGTTTATACTGGCCTGATGCAGCGGGTTTGTCCCTTTTGTCAGACTGTGATTCTGACAAGTGTAGTGTGCTCATTGTTGTGCTTAGCATCTGGAGGGCTGTTTGGCAATTTGGGTTGAGCTGTGGCTTCATGCTTCCTGTGTGAGCTCAGTCGAGTGTGTCCTCCTCTGAGTCGAAGGGGAGATTTTCCATTATTTTGCAACAGGTCACGCATTGGCTGTTATAGGTCTGTACCAGAAATCTTCTTTAaaagtaacaaaacaaaaaatgtaagCATAAGGCAGGCACAAAGAAACTTAAGGAAGCATCCATGTGATTAGTAATTGTGCAGGCCCGTTACTCATCTGAGGcctgtaaaatgtaaaattatATGAATCGAGGGACaatttcacaatttaacatgtataaacatactgtacatatgagCAGTATACTGCATCGATTTGCTTTGGTTTGCAATAGACCTTTCAAAGCAAACAGCTCTGTTTAttgttactgaaaaaaaaatatggtaGAATCACTGTGACACTCTCTCACCATGAGCTAATATATGACATTTGTGCAGTTGACACATTTCTACTGTTTTTTAACATATATAAATGGAATCACCTTTTTGGCCTTGGTAATAGTTAAGTGTCTTGTATATCTgtacaatatatattttttaaagattACAAAATACTACTAGTGCTAATAACGATAGCAGACCTGCAATGTCTTCCAGTTGAATTCATTTGCCATATAATGTATTACCTGTGCAAACTTGATGCCCTATCAAGTTGCCCTATACTGGAGGCCTAGTTGCACCAATGCCCTGTACTGGAGGCCTAGTTGTTGATCTGACAGCTTCCTTCCCCTCCTGCAGAAGTCAGATGGGCACACCTGTCCATACTGCCGCTGTGACATCCGAGGGACCGAGTCTGTCCTCATCGAGCCTTACCTGCCCGGCCAAGGCAGCGGGTTCATCACGTGCGAGccagaggatgaggatgatgatgaccaCGAGGATGTGGAGCAAGTGATGAAGAAGCTGGCCTCCATGAAAAAGGTTTGTCAAACCTataaaaacacataaataaTAAAGCCACACAATAAGTGAAAGTCTAATGAAGTTACAAGTTTGGTTTGCATAAGAATTTGCACAACACAGGAAATGAAAAGTAAGTATCACTCTGCAAATGAAATTCGTTAGTTGATGCATGTTGGACCTATGGGCTTTTGATTTCCACAGAAGGCATCATCGGAGGACTATCAGACCCCTAGTAGACCAGTGGACTCCAGTCTCATGCCGCCTCCGCTGCCCCCAAAACTTGCCGCCACGTCTCCATGCCCCTCCCCACGACTCCCACCTCGGTCCCCAATGGCAGAAGCACGTGCCAATCATtcacacaacagactggtacgTTTCTCACATGGCATGCTTGTGTAGGTAGATCTCTAGTCAGGCAAAAGTGGTGTTTTGATATCCTCCAATATTGTGCACTGcttagtgtttttttgttttgtttttgtttttttaacttacACATTTTACCATGTTTTGCAAATACACAAATAGAAATGTCAAGAAGTATTAATAATTGAAAAAAGCATTTTATCACTTTTTTACTTTCCTCACTATCAGCAGAGCAACGATAAGAGCAGGAAGTCATCAGCAATGAAGTAAGAACCTTATCATCCCTTGAACTTCCTGAATGTTATAGATTCACACGAAATGAGAGTACATGACTGTAAGGTTGCTAATAACAAAGGCGACTTTCGAGGAAGTACATGaaggacatacagtataattGTAAAAGTTAAGCAAACCAAGTTTGAGCAATGCAATTAATCTCTATGGAAGTAGAATCAGACATTGCCTCACAATTGAAgaatttggttccaaaacgctatatcctccaatttaatgaattttcattaaTCATTTGCTTTaattttgttttccaaataatgacagtggaaaTGTAGTTgagtattgttatttgatttatctttactcaatcaaaatgacagaactgcaattttattgatattacctgaaatacacaattaaataacatgacttattaatgttttcaaaaatggattTAAAGCGTTGTGGAACCAAACTATTTAATTGGAGCTGGCTGCTTGCATCAGTCTTCTCTGGTGAACATTTCTTGTTTGCGTCCTCAGACAGCTCTCATGTTTTACTTGTTTCAGAGTCCAACAGGAAGAGCCTTGCAGAGGAGGATGGGAGGATTCTGGGAGCTCTCCTGCCCCATACACCCGTTCACCCTCCCACAAGTGAGTTGATCCTATGaattcaaacaaataaacaaacaaacaaataacaacatTGGGTTGCTATCTGAGAAACGGTCCTTGCTGACTGAGAAACGATCAGACAGGGGTTCAAATGTTGCATGCCCCTTTCATGGACAAAGGGTTCCGATTAATCCCACTTACTTTACTTTATCTATAAACACACATCCACTTAGTTTGTTTTATCATTTTATTATTTGAACAAATAAATAACCACTTATTTTGGCTGAATACAATATTGGTTATTTTTCCCCCTTTAGTGAAGACTCAAACTCTGAATCAAGCAGGCCATCCTCCTCCCAGTCTGGCAAAAGCAGTGAGTACAGCAGGCCACCTCTCATCCATACAGACAGAAGCAGATCTACATAATATTAGAATAGCTCACCATCACAACGTCATCGAGTCATCTACTGGCAGAAGTGGACGTCACAGTGTTAACAGTTTGTatttaatgtctctctctcttgctctctttctttttctctctctctctcaatcccctctctctccctccccctctcattatctctctctctctctctctctctctctctctctcaatcccccctctctccccctctctctctccctccccctctcattctctctctctctcaatccccccctctctccccatttctctctctctctctaacagatGATGTGCCCTGGTCAGGGTCcgcatcctcatcctcatcctcagggAGAAAGAAGAGGGACAAAGTGCGGGGAATGACGGAGGAcagaagtgagagggagggtaGATTGAGTGAAGCACTCGGGACTCATACGGTTAGACAGAAACACATGTCCTCCTGACAATCATTTTAACAACATCGTAGAGGAGCTACAGTACTTCCTACTAGAAGGGACCATGGACTGAAAGACAAGCAACAATTACTATCACATGACTAAAGATTACACATATATTAACGATAATATGTGTATATGAATGTCTGCTATGAATATATTTGACCTGTTCAGACTGACTAAATTTTAAACATATAATGTAAACATATAAAATGTAAATGACCAAACTAATGTTGCCTGGAAATAGTTAAATCCTTGTTTTGTATAGAACATTATGGTTCTGAAACTGATTTTAATTTATGCATTATACGTTTAAACTTTTGTTTTGGAGGAACGTGATTCAAGTGATATAGATATCTGACATGTTTTGAGCCAAGACACTACCTCATATTATCAGAAGCACAAGCAAAGGTTTCAGAAACGAATGAAAGCAGCGAAAATTACAGACATAATTCAAAAAGCAAACATGCCATGCTTCGGTATTTCAACATCTGACAAAATACTTGCTCACTTGAATGGACATTCACCTAATTCTTAAAAAACACTGTGTGCCTGAGGCCTGTTTTTCTACAGAGTGTGATGTAATCATAAACAAACAATATGTTTTCTTGTTAATGCTATTACCCTTGCAGCTTTAAAGTCAGTGATATTAGGCAATGTATCCTTTTGCCTCTGTCTGAGATACTGAAAGTGGGAGAGGGCAAAGTGGTTCACTATGACGTCAAGATTGCAGACAGTGTCACTTCTCCCCCTGGTGGTGAGGGAGAGGGACTAAAACATATTCTAATAACTCAGTGCCCATGGAGATCACACGCATGTTAACATCTAGGTTAAAAAGTACAACTTTATACATCGCTACAAAACACATCTGTACGATTACCATTCAgttaaagttcacaaaacagggTAAAGTTTGTTTCTATGTACCCTACTGTAGATCAAAAGTTAAATCATTCTGAAGATAATAAGTGTTAGAGGTTCGTGATCTTGAAAAGCATATTTATCTGAAAGTAATTGTGAAATATATTACCAACTTTTTTCTTATTCTATTGTTTTATGTCATACATATTTCCCTTTTTATGGTTTTgacatgaaaaagaaaaaataaatatatgtaaaGGGTTTTTAGGAAACTTTTAAAATGCTGTTCTGTAACTCCGTCACCATAACTCTGTTACCATGAAAATCAGTTTTTCTCCTCCCTCATGGCATTAAGCctaaaaattaaaataatttccaAAAGAAAGCGTCTTGGTAGGACACTTGATTTAGtatattttatttgaaaatgGTCATGCAAGTATAGAAAATATTCTCAAGTTAAAATGTTAAAGTTGTCTTCGGCTGAGATGTTCTGAACAGCACCAAATGTGTATGGTCACGCTGAAACCATGGGGGCCATGAAGTAAATTAATTTTTACGTGTACATCTAGTGACTGTGCGCCATCGGcttgtagatggtggtgttgagtgaagggttgccggtaggggacactcacacagtaggggacacacacacaggcacccccccccccccccccccccccacacacacaccccattacccacatactgtacaccatacctctcacacaggcacacacataaccCCTATTCATAAACTAGCACAAAACATACCCCAAACACAAtatattaccccccccccccacacacacacacacacacactcactctctctctctcacacacacacacacacacacacacacacacacacacacacacacacacacacacacacacacttacctacaCGTAGCATGAGTTGCAAGAGTAGAGGATAGGAACAAATTGACaggcatgatttatttttacgGAGAGAATATctactttctgtttttttctttcattatgATAAAGCATACTACTAATGAATACATGATAATTTAATATATTTTTGGGAACAATTTACACAATTAAATCTTGTTTTACAggttttctcgattgcttttacctgcttaagtaaactggaacccacttggtcttcatgacaactttctttgcacagcagaagtcatctcttgcgaatgtgttcacacattttcattgggttcacacatttctcacacccttttgcaaaacagttagcacaggtgtcattcaaaagctaaacaaaaggaaaacatcttttcacaggtggtatagattccttgcataagtctgaatctctgatacacctgtgtgaaactcctttgcacaattcttcaatcatgtctgttttgtgttgctatttgcaagtatggatctaatgcacatttagacaaagtactgtattgcctatttggtggagaaaacagtacaaaaagtGTTTTGCTGTAGGtttatttcgatgaaagttgtagttcaatgaaatttacagtatcttgctaggtgtttGCTATATGTcatacatgtcaatgacagttacatcttgggaggaatgaataaattatttttttaatcagtacattttttcttttcacagtttttttctgataccagaaaaatgagaaagtaatggaacagacatagcaaaaatgctcattttgagaactagattttgcattttgttatcaagtgtgtaatgattgattaaagagtgtttttgaattggcaacaagttgtagtgtttgaaggcaagatttgcttttgctgcatgttttaagtgttttgagagagtaacagccttttgcaagcaaaatgtgtcattttgtccagagtgcttttgttcagacacgggtgttaactgttttgagaatgtgatgtcagagttgacacaggtatcaaaacgatcgagaaaaactgtaattaggcTACCTATGCTAGTGCATGGCAAGCTGAAGTcaggttacagtttttttcaactgcttacacactaaatctttgcttgtcacacaattttcacaacatgtcctccaaacatcataacccgacaccaaatctgcaaaacatccaactaaacttctcagatcatgttgcctcagtcgcccggtcatgccgtttcgcactctacaacatacggaaaatcaggacgtacttgactcaagatgctacccaacttctgcgcagtgaaaccacttcagatgatccagaacgcggcggcgcgcctggtctacaaccaacccaaaagggcacatgttaccccgctgctcatccagctacactggctacctatggcggcccgcatcaaattcaagtctctaacgcttgcctacaaagtagtctccggttctgctcccacctacttgaatgccctcatacagacttacactacctccagaccgctgcgctcctctgacgaacgacgtctagctctaccaccggtacgctcaagccaatccaaacttttctcatctgttgttcctcgttggtggaacacactgccagttcctacaagggcagggacatccttctccactttcaaaaaactcctgaagacccagctctttagagaacatctactctcatagcaactcttacaacaagtcttactgatcctagcactcaccagccgttttaaactgacaagtaactgttaaaaacacacttattcttactgtactctaatgtttttttaaactgtcctaaacattgtgagaattgttctaaaacttactgtttaccatgttgttagtcgctttggttaaaaaaacgtcagccaaatgtaatgtaatgtaatgtaatgtaaaaaccatacactaattctcagtgtttgactcagttttcaattgactaaaacacattttgcaaaacaccacacacaattttctacctaacacacaaaaatctaacaggaagtaacttgatttcgttcttcaaacacaacccatcaaaatgccacactaaatcaccagtgcttcactctttctcttcacatgtgcaaacactctttactttactgaacaccatccaatcattgccttagtataggtctatgaatagatatactctctatataggtatagaccctttcaatctgctcctagaggatatccggttgaaatattcagaaccaatgcagatactttgaaaattacagtaatcggactttagcttacagtaatgttctacaaaaagttgactttatgtaaaatttgtctttttactctatttttgtttgtccccatgttacagtaccattagctcaatacatttttctgtgcctccagaaatgccttaggaacgcttactgtagaattgtttgtttctgcagttgaaagggtctataggcctatgaatacatactgtacacgacctcccccccacacacacttgtctttagaaaaaaactaaatcagtgttttcaaaactccatgtacatctggtggtcactgtattcttaaaatactgtattcacaacagcaaattatttgggaaaaatcactatttttggtttcaatattgcttgcatttttactgtgtatttcaacctctctt is a genomic window of Alosa sapidissima isolate fAloSap1 chromosome 10, fAloSap1.pri, whole genome shotgun sequence containing:
- the LOC121720036 gene encoding ELL-associated factor 1-like, whose amino-acid sequence is MGAMNFLPLLQKSDGHTCPYCRCDIRGTESVLIEPYLPGQGSGFITCEPEDEDDDDHEDVEQVMKKLASMKKKASSEDYQTPSRPVDSSLMPPPLPPKLAATSPCPSPRLPPRSPMAEARANHSHNRLQSNDKSRKSSAMKVQQEEPCRGGWEDSGSSPAPYTRSPSHNEDSNSESSRPSSSQSGKSNDVPWSGSASSSSSSGRKKRDKVRGMTEDRSEREGRLSEALGTHTVRQKHMSS